The following proteins come from a genomic window of Yinghuangia sp. ASG 101:
- a CDS encoding S8 family peptidase has protein sequence MTEHRRRGRRSAAAVVAGALLATAAAGTGGAFAADGTGGVGNDGAGNGGSVAREAAGTGPSRTTVTLVTGDVVTVDTFPGGGQAVTPRPGPGRSAISFLRRTANGTTTVVPSDALKLLDSGALDPALFDVTGLIRQGYDDRRTPVLPLIVTYAAAPHEAGAARATVSGAAATGRELPSIQGQAVGERKADAGEFWRSVTAAPAPGARLAPGTEPGTLAPGMTRIWLDGRVRASLDQSVPRIGAPEAWSAGWTGAGVRTAVLDTGIDPAHPDLADAVVDSADFTENPNGTVDGDGHGTHVASIITGNGAASQGRYTGVAPDTRLLVGKVLDDSGYGSYSQIIAGMEWAVARQARVVNMSLGSGPSDGTDPMSLAVDALSASSGALFVVAAGNDGGEGTVSSPSTAASALSVGAVDADDRVADFSSRGPRSGDHAVKPEITAPGVAIAAARAAGTFRGEPIDDNYTRLGGTSMATPHVAGAAAILAQRHPDWTGAQLKDALVGSASPGPDTVFAQGSGRVDVAAAVTRTVSATPSTLSTYLRWPSTAPVTRTVTYRNDGDQPLVLDLAVAADPGAPLRLDTPRLTVAPHATADAVVTVDPGASATGTYGGVLTARDADGTVLVRTALGVYDEPELYDLRITATDRDGAPLDGGGVFVTNLETGEAYPTEIRGDVRTTRVPPGRYGVDAMIHTPADATHPRSWTLASRPDVAVTGDTSVTLDARAGLPAGLALDQDGTTVEHRRIGFSQRIGGQESGAEAYLYTADVGAYAVPVAVPGRPFAYRLSTFLGQRTAPGRPARHYNLVVGHDGGIPADPTLPVRTADLAVVDARFHGQGEPLTGTVSRLAGWGDGNFGGWFHDVTLPGATEEFFTAQPGLAWESVLQADRLYETRPAVAYPAGQRTVEEWNKAVGTPYVSLLRCGDDGLATIAPYTGPVPGHTASWDGAAGRVTLRRGGEVVAESDDLRFAYLPGMTAKKATYALRLEASRDEPGWRLGTSIDATWTFSSQRPAGECADEPAALPLVRVDGPFDLDNRAPADRPLALPVRVEGPNESPVQVRQFTTEVSYDGGRTWVSAPAVPGPHGYTVLAPPPRRGGDGFAALRTRLRDAHGNALNQTILRAYRVG, from the coding sequence ATGACCGAACACAGGCGAAGAGGCCGTCGGTCGGCGGCTGCCGTCGTCGCGGGGGCGCTGCTCGCCACCGCCGCGGCGGGCACCGGCGGAGCGTTCGCGGCGGACGGCACCGGCGGTGTGGGCAACGACGGTGCGGGCAACGGCGGTTCCGTGGCCCGCGAGGCCGCCGGCACCGGGCCGTCGCGCACCACCGTCACGCTCGTCACGGGGGACGTGGTGACCGTCGACACCTTCCCCGGCGGCGGCCAGGCCGTCACCCCGAGGCCCGGTCCGGGGCGTTCCGCAATATCGTTCCTGCGCCGGACCGCGAACGGCACCACCACCGTCGTGCCGTCGGACGCGCTCAAGCTGCTCGACAGCGGTGCGCTGGACCCGGCGCTCTTCGACGTCACCGGGCTGATCCGGCAGGGCTACGACGACCGCCGCACACCGGTGCTGCCGCTGATCGTCACGTACGCGGCGGCGCCGCACGAGGCCGGTGCCGCGCGGGCGACGGTGTCCGGGGCCGCCGCCACGGGCCGCGAACTGCCGAGCATCCAGGGCCAGGCCGTCGGCGAACGCAAGGCGGACGCCGGGGAGTTCTGGCGCAGCGTCACCGCCGCCCCGGCACCCGGGGCGCGCCTCGCTCCCGGGACGGAGCCGGGCACGCTCGCCCCCGGCATGACGCGAATATGGCTGGACGGCCGCGTCCGGGCGTCGCTCGACCAGAGCGTGCCGCGGATCGGCGCGCCCGAGGCGTGGAGCGCCGGGTGGACGGGTGCGGGCGTGCGAACAGCCGTCCTGGACACCGGAATCGACCCCGCCCACCCCGACCTGGCGGACGCCGTCGTCGACAGCGCGGACTTCACCGAGAACCCGAACGGCACGGTCGACGGCGACGGCCACGGCACCCATGTCGCGTCGATCATCACCGGCAACGGCGCCGCGTCCCAAGGCCGTTACACCGGCGTCGCACCCGACACCCGGCTCCTGGTCGGCAAGGTGCTCGACGACTCCGGCTACGGCTCGTACTCGCAGATCATCGCGGGCATGGAATGGGCCGTGGCGCGGCAGGCCCGGGTCGTCAACATGAGCCTGGGCAGCGGACCGAGCGACGGAACCGACCCGATGTCCCTCGCGGTCGACGCGCTGAGCGCGTCCTCCGGCGCGCTGTTCGTCGTCGCCGCGGGCAACGACGGCGGGGAAGGCACCGTCAGCTCGCCGTCGACCGCCGCCTCCGCGCTGTCGGTGGGCGCCGTCGACGCGGACGACCGGGTCGCGGACTTCTCCAGCCGGGGCCCGCGCAGCGGCGACCACGCCGTCAAGCCGGAGATCACCGCGCCGGGCGTGGCCATCGCCGCCGCCCGCGCCGCCGGAACGTTTCGCGGCGAGCCGATCGACGACAACTACACGCGCCTGGGCGGCACGTCGATGGCGACGCCGCACGTGGCCGGGGCGGCGGCGATCCTCGCGCAGCGGCACCCCGACTGGACCGGCGCACAGCTGAAGGACGCCCTCGTCGGGTCCGCCTCGCCCGGCCCGGACACCGTGTTCGCGCAGGGCAGCGGCCGTGTCGACGTCGCCGCCGCGGTCACCCGCACGGTGTCCGCGACCCCGTCCACGCTGTCGACGTACCTGCGCTGGCCGAGCACCGCGCCCGTGACCCGCACCGTCACCTACCGCAACGACGGCGACCAGCCGCTCGTCCTGGACCTCGCGGTCGCCGCCGACCCCGGCGCGCCGCTACGGCTCGACACCCCGCGGCTCACCGTCGCACCGCACGCGACCGCCGACGCCGTCGTGACGGTCGACCCGGGCGCGAGCGCGACCGGCACGTACGGCGGGGTGCTGACCGCCCGCGACGCCGACGGAACGGTGCTGGTGCGTACGGCACTTGGTGTGTACGACGAGCCCGAGCTGTACGACCTGCGGATCACCGCGACCGACCGCGACGGTGCGCCGCTGGACGGCGGCGGCGTCTTCGTGACCAACCTCGAAACCGGTGAGGCGTACCCGACCGAGATCCGGGGCGACGTGCGCACGACACGCGTCCCGCCCGGCCGGTACGGCGTCGACGCGATGATCCACACCCCCGCCGACGCCACGCATCCGCGCAGTTGGACGCTCGCCTCGCGACCCGATGTCGCCGTCACCGGGGACACGTCGGTGACCCTCGACGCCCGGGCCGGCCTGCCCGCGGGGCTCGCGCTCGACCAGGACGGCACGACCGTCGAACACCGCCGGATCGGCTTCTCGCAGCGGATCGGCGGCCAGGAGTCGGGAGCCGAGGCCTACCTCTACACCGCCGACGTGGGCGCCTACGCGGTGCCCGTGGCGGTGCCGGGGCGCCCGTTCGCGTACCGGCTCAGCACGTTCCTCGGGCAGCGGACGGCGCCCGGGCGCCCGGCCCGGCACTACAACCTCGTCGTCGGACACGACGGCGGCATCCCCGCCGACCCGACGCTGCCGGTGCGCACGGCCGACCTCGCGGTGGTCGACGCGCGCTTCCACGGCCAGGGCGAGCCCCTGACCGGCACCGTCTCGCGCCTGGCGGGCTGGGGCGACGGCAACTTCGGCGGCTGGTTCCACGACGTCACGCTGCCGGGCGCGACCGAGGAGTTCTTCACCGCGCAGCCCGGCCTCGCGTGGGAGTCGGTGCTCCAGGCGGACCGGCTGTACGAGACGCGCCCGGCGGTGGCCTACCCGGCCGGGCAGCGGACCGTCGAGGAGTGGAACAAGGCGGTCGGCACGCCGTACGTGTCGCTCCTGCGCTGCGGGGACGACGGGCTGGCGACGATCGCGCCGTACACCGGCCCGGTGCCCGGCCACACCGCGAGCTGGGACGGCGCCGCCGGCCGGGTGACGCTGCGGCGCGGCGGCGAGGTGGTCGCGGAGTCGGACGACCTGCGGTTCGCGTACCTGCCCGGCATGACCGCGAAGAAGGCGACGTACGCCCTGCGCCTGGAGGCGTCGCGCGACGAGCCGGGCTGGCGGCTCGGCACGAGCATCGACGCGACCTGGACGTTCTCGTCGCAGCGCCCGGCCGGCGAGTGCGCCGACGAGCCGGCCGCGCTGCCGCTCGTGCGCGTCGACGGGCCGTTCGACCTCGACAACCGCGCCCCGGCCGACCGACCCCTCGCGCTCCCGGTCAGGGTCGAGGGGCCGAATGAAAGCCCCGTGCAGGTACGGCAGTTCACCACCGAGGTGTCGTACGACGGCGGGCGGACGTGGGTGTCCGCCCCGGCGGTCCCGGGGCCGCACGGCTACACCGTCCTCGCGCCGCCGCCCCGCCGGGGCGGCGACGGCTTCGCGGCGCTGCGCACGCGACTGCGTGACGCGCACGGCAATGCGCTGAACCAGACCATCCTGCGCGCGTACCGCGTGGGCTGA
- a CDS encoding nucleotidyl transferase AbiEii/AbiGii toxin family protein, whose product MSIDEQATSWDELDWGPWPETAVLPQGHLTPEQRDEANLPASLTTVVGEGVVQRPVFDPSLKQYGKAMRAGDPQFPAPDEAERWYDARRRAVDHVLAAVAASPWAEHLVLRGSALLRAWYGSAAREPGDLDFVVTPVTWTLEEPRTERMLDGLASAAERASGGDGVRIDAAGALRDEIWTYDRIPGRRLVLPWHAEGLPSGTVQLDFVFTELLPDDPEFTEVPVRGGGGAHRLLGATPALSLAWKLLWLSDDIYPEGKDLYDAVLLAESTPLSASLLQRTLVAGDAGWAGRRVTPGLLEDLDIDDDEFRKDYPGITDTVERLHERLMAALAPTFAEAEAVPPTDAYAWRAHWLAPRVDACRELAGSEGMDAVQAFLTEHGVGVEEGIVVTREVVGADRCGIEDAAATFMEYRNRSNHANGYYRRNPDLAERALKALRATV is encoded by the coding sequence ATGAGCATCGACGAACAAGCCACCTCGTGGGACGAACTCGACTGGGGCCCCTGGCCCGAGACGGCCGTCCTCCCGCAGGGGCACCTCACCCCCGAGCAGCGCGACGAGGCGAACCTGCCCGCCTCGCTGACCACCGTCGTCGGCGAAGGCGTCGTCCAGCGCCCGGTGTTCGACCCGTCGCTGAAGCAGTACGGCAAGGCGATGCGCGCCGGGGACCCGCAGTTCCCCGCTCCGGACGAGGCCGAGCGCTGGTACGACGCCCGCCGCCGCGCGGTCGACCACGTCCTGGCGGCCGTCGCCGCGTCCCCGTGGGCCGAGCACCTGGTGCTGCGCGGCAGCGCCCTGCTGCGGGCGTGGTACGGCTCCGCGGCACGCGAGCCCGGCGACCTCGACTTCGTGGTCACGCCGGTCACCTGGACCCTGGAGGAGCCGCGCACCGAGCGGATGCTGGACGGCCTCGCGAGCGCCGCCGAACGGGCCTCGGGCGGCGACGGCGTCCGCATCGACGCGGCGGGCGCGCTCCGGGACGAGATCTGGACGTACGACCGCATCCCCGGCCGCCGCCTCGTCCTGCCCTGGCACGCCGAGGGGTTGCCGTCGGGCACCGTGCAGCTCGACTTCGTCTTCACCGAACTGCTGCCGGACGACCCGGAGTTCACCGAGGTCCCGGTGCGGGGCGGTGGCGGCGCGCACCGGCTTCTGGGCGCCACTCCCGCACTGTCGCTGGCGTGGAAGCTGCTGTGGCTCTCCGACGACATCTACCCCGAGGGCAAGGACCTGTACGACGCGGTGCTGCTCGCGGAGTCGACGCCGCTGAGCGCGTCACTGCTCCAGCGGACGCTGGTCGCGGGGGACGCCGGCTGGGCCGGCCGCCGCGTCACGCCCGGGCTGCTGGAGGACCTGGACATCGACGACGACGAGTTCCGCAAGGACTACCCGGGCATCACCGACACCGTCGAGCGGCTGCACGAGCGCCTGATGGCGGCCCTGGCACCGACGTTCGCCGAGGCCGAGGCCGTCCCCCCGACCGACGCGTACGCGTGGCGCGCGCACTGGCTCGCCCCGCGCGTCGACGCGTGCCGCGAACTGGCGGGCAGCGAGGGCATGGACGCCGTCCAGGCGTTCCTGACCGAACACGGCGTCGGCGTGGAGGAGGGCATCGTGGTGACGCGCGAAGTCGTCGGTGCCGACCGGTGCGGGATCGAGGACGCCGCGGCCACGTTCATGGAGTACCGCAACCGCTCGAACCACGCCAACGGCTACTACCGGCGCAACCCGGACCTCGCGGAACGGGCCCTCAAGGCCCTGCGGGCGACGGTCTGA
- a CDS encoding TetR/AcrR family transcriptional regulator: protein MTVSPPAGTKGARTRETLLDAATRLMTEEGYTAVSTRKVAAKAGVNHALVYYYFQTMDELLLAVFRRGAETNLRRLERALAGDNPLRGLWEVVSAPHDSALTVEFLALANHREVIRDELAAYSRRFRRRQEEVLGDVLRAHGIDTGGLSPAALTFLIGGLPRMLAMDDTLGLTDGHDEVLALIETYLARFETTPKADGGDARGAEG, encoded by the coding sequence ATGACCGTGTCGCCTCCCGCGGGGACGAAGGGCGCCAGAACCCGCGAGACGCTGCTCGACGCGGCGACGCGGCTCATGACGGAAGAGGGCTACACGGCGGTCAGCACCCGCAAGGTCGCCGCCAAGGCCGGGGTCAACCACGCACTCGTCTACTACTACTTCCAGACGATGGACGAACTGCTCCTGGCGGTGTTCCGGCGCGGCGCCGAGACCAACCTGCGGCGGCTCGAACGCGCGCTGGCCGGCGACAACCCGCTGCGCGGGCTGTGGGAGGTCGTCAGCGCGCCGCACGACTCGGCGCTCACCGTGGAGTTCCTCGCGCTGGCCAACCACCGCGAGGTCATCCGCGACGAACTGGCCGCGTACTCACGCCGGTTCCGGCGTCGGCAGGAGGAAGTCCTCGGCGACGTGCTGCGCGCGCACGGCATCGACACCGGGGGGCTGTCCCCGGCCGCGTTGACGTTCCTCATCGGCGGGCTGCCCCGCATGCTGGCGATGGACGACACGCTCGGACTCACCGACGGGCACGACGAGGTCCTCGCACTGATCGAGACGTATCTGGCCCGCTTCGAGACGACACCGAAGGCGGACGGCGGGGACGCGCGGGGCGCGGAGGGGTAG
- a CDS encoding PPOX class F420-dependent oxidoreductase, which translates to MKAPGQDELWEMVAGAREGVLATIGADGLPHLSNVYYITEPPEGAADGARIIRVSTTTTRAKGRNLLRDPRAVLHVAGADFFNYAVAEGTVTLDEAKTPGDRATDELYAVDRVFNGEQERPAFDAKMIRDRRVIVRIDVAKLYGLVFRGR; encoded by the coding sequence GTGAAGGCCCCCGGCCAGGACGAGCTGTGGGAGATGGTGGCCGGTGCCCGGGAGGGCGTCCTGGCGACGATCGGCGCGGACGGCCTCCCCCACCTGTCGAACGTCTACTACATCACCGAGCCCCCCGAGGGCGCCGCCGACGGCGCCCGGATCATCCGCGTCTCCACGACGACGACCCGCGCCAAGGGCCGCAACCTGCTGCGCGACCCGCGCGCGGTGCTGCACGTCGCCGGCGCGGACTTCTTCAACTACGCCGTCGCCGAGGGCACCGTGACCCTCGACGAGGCCAAGACCCCCGGTGACCGCGCGACCGACGAACTGTACGCCGTGGACCGGGTGTTCAACGGCGAGCAGGAGCGCCCCGCGTTCGACGCGAAGATGATCCGCGACCGCCGCGTGATCGTGCGGATCGACGTGGCGAAGCTGTACGGCCTGGTCTTCCGCGGGCGCTGA
- a CDS encoding nuclear transport factor 2 family protein — protein sequence MSTEDRLARLEREVRYLADRTAILDCVARHARGHDRHDVDLLTATYHDDGVDEHGKAVNSGPQYADWANTTHSAAAELHTHNITTHTCEIDGDTAHAESYVLVGLLSRDGRSAQLMSGRYIDRLERRDGTWRIAVRRSTVELALNADASLLKTSFFREQGFLKGTRDTGDLSYTRPLDIDSGPAARW from the coding sequence ATGAGCACCGAAGACCGGCTGGCCAGGCTGGAGCGCGAGGTCCGCTACCTGGCGGACCGCACCGCGATCCTCGACTGCGTCGCCCGACACGCGCGCGGCCACGACCGCCACGACGTCGACCTGCTGACCGCCACCTACCACGACGACGGCGTCGACGAACACGGCAAAGCCGTCAACTCCGGTCCACAGTACGCGGATTGGGCCAACACGACGCACTCGGCCGCCGCCGAGCTGCACACCCACAACATCACGACCCACACGTGCGAGATCGACGGCGACACCGCCCACGCGGAGAGCTACGTCCTCGTCGGGCTCCTGTCGCGCGACGGCAGGTCCGCACAGCTCATGAGCGGGCGCTACATCGACCGCCTGGAGCGCCGCGACGGCACGTGGCGCATCGCGGTGCGCCGCTCCACCGTCGAACTCGCGCTCAACGCCGACGCGTCGCTCCTGAAGACGTCGTTCTTCCGGGAGCAGGGCTTCCTCAAGGGCACGCGCGACACCGGCGACCTCTCGTACACCCGCCCCCTCGACATCGACAGCGGGCCGGCCGCCCGCTGGTGA
- the ehuA gene encoding ectoine/hydroxyectoine ABC transporter ATP-binding protein EhuA, giving the protein MTDTEAHETQADDGDATGDFVTFDKVGKRFGDHVVLKDLSFGVEAGERVTLIGPSGSGKTTILRMLMTLTRPDTGVIRVSGEPLFHEQRGDKLVPASEKHIRAMRSRITMVFQQFNLFPNMRVLRNVTEAPIRVHGVPKEEAEARAVELLDMVGLREKLDAYPSQLSGGQQQRVAIARALAVRPDILLLDEVTSALDPEIAAEVLDVLREITRTTDVTMLCVTHAMRFARDVSHRILMFSDGGIVESGPPDQLLGDPQHDRTRRFLKSILEEA; this is encoded by the coding sequence ATGACCGACACCGAGGCCCACGAGACTCAGGCCGACGACGGTGACGCGACCGGTGACTTCGTCACGTTCGACAAGGTCGGCAAGCGGTTCGGCGACCATGTGGTCCTGAAGGACCTCTCCTTCGGCGTGGAGGCCGGGGAGCGCGTCACGCTCATCGGGCCGAGCGGTTCCGGCAAGACCACGATCCTGCGCATGCTGATGACCCTGACCCGGCCGGACACCGGGGTGATCCGCGTGAGCGGCGAACCGTTGTTCCACGAGCAGCGGGGCGACAAGCTGGTGCCCGCGTCGGAGAAGCACATCCGGGCCATGCGCAGCCGGATCACCATGGTGTTCCAGCAGTTCAACCTGTTCCCCAACATGCGGGTGCTGCGCAACGTCACCGAGGCGCCGATCCGCGTGCACGGGGTGCCGAAGGAAGAGGCCGAGGCGCGCGCGGTCGAACTGCTCGACATGGTGGGGCTGCGCGAGAAGCTGGACGCGTACCCGTCGCAGCTCTCCGGCGGCCAGCAGCAGCGGGTCGCGATCGCGCGGGCCCTCGCGGTCCGCCCGGACATCCTGCTGCTGGACGAGGTCACCTCCGCGCTCGACCCGGAGATCGCCGCCGAAGTGCTCGACGTGCTGCGGGAGATCACGCGGACGACCGACGTGACGATGCTGTGTGTGACGCACGCGATGCGCTTCGCGCGCGACGTGTCGCACCGCATCCTGATGTTCAGCGACGGCGGGATCGTCGAGTCCGGGCCGCCGGACCAACTGCTCGGCGACCCGCAGCACGACCGCACCCGGCGGTTCCTCAAGTCCATCCTCGAAGAGGCCTGA
- the ehuD gene encoding ectoine/hydroxyectoine ABC transporter permease subunit EhuD, which produces MSWDWDYAWDIVPDLWDGMKVALEATVYGYLIALALGLVLALARRNKHRWISLPIALLSELIRATPLLVQLFFMFYLLPEIGIRWEPLTVGAVTLGIHYATYTSEVYRSGIDNVPVGQWEAATALNLPRRRVWTSVILPQAVPRVIPALGNYLIAMFKDTPQLIAITVVEVFSTARELNSETFRTLEPFTMAGLFYLVVALVMSGVLRLVERRFGRVRST; this is translated from the coding sequence ATGAGTTGGGACTGGGACTACGCCTGGGACATCGTCCCGGACCTGTGGGACGGCATGAAGGTCGCGCTGGAGGCGACCGTCTACGGCTACCTCATCGCCCTCGCGCTGGGCCTCGTGCTGGCCCTGGCCCGGCGCAACAAACACCGCTGGATCTCGCTGCCGATCGCTCTGCTGTCCGAACTCATCCGCGCCACACCGCTGTTGGTGCAGCTCTTCTTCATGTTCTACCTGCTGCCCGAGATCGGCATCCGGTGGGAGCCGCTGACGGTCGGCGCGGTCACGCTCGGCATCCACTACGCGACGTACACCTCCGAGGTGTACCGCTCGGGCATCGACAACGTGCCCGTCGGGCAGTGGGAGGCCGCGACGGCGCTGAACCTGCCCCGGCGCCGGGTCTGGACGTCGGTGATCCTGCCGCAGGCGGTACCGCGCGTGATCCCCGCGCTCGGCAACTACCTGATCGCGATGTTCAAGGACACGCCGCAGCTCATCGCGATCACCGTGGTCGAGGTGTTCTCGACCGCCCGCGAACTCAACTCGGAGACGTTCCGTACGTTGGAGCCGTTCACCATGGCCGGGCTCTTCTACCTGGTTGTCGCGCTGGTGATGTCCGGAGTGCTGCGCCTGGTCGAGCGCCGCTTCGGGCGCGTGCGTTCGACATGA
- the ehuC gene encoding ectoine/hydroxyectoine ABC transporter permease subunit EhuC, producing the protein MTSGQFHLLLDGALNTIYLTLGGAALALVLALVAGLARARGNRAVRIIGGCYVEIFRGLPTLVLAFWFVFALPALGWQLDPLWAGMLALGLNIGAYAAEVVRGAIRSVPTGQAEAAVALNFTRAQRIRHVELPQAYVAMLPPLGNNLIELLKSSAVVSIVSIPDLTFNAQLIRMSSGETLPVFTGLLFGYAVIALVLTGLMRLLERHAVRTLGREPVPGVIRRILRRAEATA; encoded by the coding sequence ATGACCTCGGGTCAGTTCCACCTCCTCCTCGACGGTGCGCTGAACACCATCTACCTCACCCTCGGCGGCGCCGCGCTCGCCCTCGTCCTCGCGCTGGTCGCGGGGCTCGCCCGGGCCCGCGGCAACCGCGCGGTCCGCATCATCGGGGGCTGCTACGTCGAGATCTTCCGCGGACTGCCGACGCTGGTCCTCGCGTTCTGGTTCGTCTTCGCCCTCCCGGCCCTCGGGTGGCAGCTCGACCCGCTGTGGGCCGGCATGCTCGCCCTCGGGCTGAACATCGGCGCGTACGCCGCCGAAGTCGTCCGCGGGGCGATCCGGTCGGTGCCGACGGGGCAGGCCGAGGCGGCGGTCGCGCTCAACTTCACCCGCGCGCAGCGCATCCGCCACGTCGAGCTTCCGCAGGCGTACGTCGCGATGCTGCCGCCGCTGGGCAACAACCTGATCGAACTGCTCAAGTCGTCCGCCGTGGTCTCCATCGTGTCGATCCCCGACCTGACCTTCAACGCCCAGCTCATCCGCATGTCGTCGGGGGAGACCCTGCCGGTCTTCACCGGGCTGTTGTTCGGCTACGCGGTGATCGCGCTGGTCCTGACGGGCCTCATGCGCCTGCTGGAGCGGCACGCCGTCCGCACGCTGGGCCGCGAGCCGGTACCCGGCGTGATCCGGAGGATACTGCGACGGGCGGAGGCCACCGCATGA
- the ehuB gene encoding ectoine/hydroxyectoine ABC transporter substrate-binding protein EhuB, with protein sequence MDAIDERDRAGAGVPRRAFLGVALGGVVGAVAATTGCSRVDLTGEPNGGSLLSRLRDRGSVRIGFANEAPYSYLDKNAKLTGEAAAVAKVVFGRLGVPKIDPVPADFGALIAGLRAGLFDVVGAGMSITPSRCKAVLFTDPEFNASEAFLVPRGNPAGLMTMEDVARTNVRLGVLLGAVELDVALKSGVPESRIVRFADQPSAFDGIAGGRVDAVSLTSISLRWGLKQRPHLNLEVTPPYRPVIDGQEFIAAAGAFAVRPDQSKFVAAFNTQLHGLRDSGELLALQSPFGFTESDVPAPELTAEKVCQG encoded by the coding sequence TTGGATGCCATCGACGAGCGAGACAGAGCCGGGGCCGGGGTGCCCCGGCGCGCGTTCCTGGGAGTCGCCCTGGGCGGGGTGGTCGGTGCGGTCGCCGCGACCACCGGCTGCAGCAGGGTCGACCTCACCGGCGAGCCCAACGGCGGAAGCCTCCTGAGCCGACTGCGCGACCGGGGGTCGGTGCGGATCGGCTTCGCCAACGAGGCTCCCTACAGCTACCTCGACAAGAACGCCAAACTGACCGGCGAGGCCGCCGCGGTGGCCAAGGTCGTGTTCGGGCGCCTGGGCGTGCCGAAAATCGACCCCGTGCCCGCCGACTTCGGCGCGCTGATCGCCGGGCTCCGCGCGGGGCTGTTCGACGTCGTCGGCGCGGGCATGTCCATCACCCCCTCGCGCTGCAAGGCCGTGTTGTTCACCGACCCCGAGTTCAACGCCTCCGAGGCGTTCCTCGTCCCCCGGGGTAACCCGGCGGGCCTGATGACCATGGAGGACGTCGCCCGGACGAACGTGCGCCTGGGCGTGCTGCTCGGCGCGGTCGAACTGGACGTGGCGCTGAAAAGCGGCGTGCCCGAGTCGCGCATCGTCCGCTTCGCCGACCAGCCGAGCGCGTTCGACGGCATCGCGGGCGGCCGGGTCGACGCGGTGTCCCTCACCTCGATCTCGCTGCGTTGGGGGCTCAAACAGCGCCCGCACCTCAACCTGGAGGTCACCCCGCCCTACCGGCCCGTCATCGACGGTCAGGAGTTCATCGCCGCCGCGGGGGCGTTCGCGGTGCGTCCGGACCAGTCGAAGTTCGTCGCCGCGTTCAACACCCAGCTGCACGGCCTCCGGGACAGCGGCGAACTCCTGGCACTCCAGAGTCCGTTCGGCTTCACCGAGAGCGATGTGCCAGCGCCCGAGCTCACCGCGGAGAAGGTGTGTCAGGGATGA